The following are encoded together in the Gasterosteus aculeatus chromosome 7, fGasAcu3.hap1.1, whole genome shotgun sequence genome:
- the vps26c gene encoding vacuolar protein sorting-associated protein 26C encodes MSVTLDIRLKRANKVYHEGESVAGVVLLVCKEAVQHHGITLNMEGLVNLQLSSKSVGVFEAFYNSVKPIQLISSNVEVAKAGKIPAGKTEIPFEFPLSTKGNKVLYETYHGVFVNIQYTLRCDMKRPLLAKDLSRNCEFIVHSQPQKAKVVPTPVNFTITPATLQNTRERSLLPKFLVRGHLDATSCVISRPLSGELVVENSEVPIKSIELQLVRVETCGCAEGYARDATEIQNIQIAEGDVCHGLPIPVYMVFPRLFTCPTLETTNFKVEFEVNVVIVLHDDHLITENFPLKLCRV; translated from the exons ATGAGCGTCACTCTGGATATAAGACTGAAAAGAGCGAACAAAGTTTACCATGAAGGG GAATCGGTGGCCGGCGTCGTCCTGCTGGTGTGTAAGGAGGCCGTGCAGCACCACGGCATCACCCTCAACATGGAGGGGCTGGTCAACCTGCAGCTGAGCTCCAAGAGCGTCGGCGTCTTCGAGGCCTTCTACAACTCTGTCAAG CCCATCCAGCTGATCAGCAGTAACGTCGAGGTGGCCAAAGCAGGAAAGATCCCAGCAGGGAAGACGGAGATCCCCTTCGAGTTCCCGCTGAGCACCAAAGGAAACAAAGTTTTGTACGAGACCTACCACGGCGTCTTCGTCAACATCCAG TACACCCTCCGCTGTGACATgaagcgccccctgctggccaaaGACCTGAGCAGGAACTGTGAGTTCATCGTCCACTCTCAG CCTCAGAAAGCTAAAGTTGTCCCGACTCCGGTCAACTTCACCATCACCCCGGCAACCCTGCAGAACACACGCGAG AGGAGTTTACTGCCAAAGTTTCTGGTCCGAGGCCATTTGGACGCCACCAGCTGTGTGATCAGCCGGCCGCTGAGCGGCGAGCTGGTGGTGGAGAACTCGGAGGTTCCCATCAAGAGCATCGAGCTGCAGCTCGTGAGGGTGGAGACCTGCG gttGTGCAGAAGGTTACGCCAGGGACGCCACAGAGATCCAGAACATCCAGATCGCTGAAGGCGACGTCTGCCACGGCCTCCCGATTCCCGTCTACATGGTTTTCCCTCGGCTGTTCACCTGCCCCACGCTGGAGACCACCAACTTCAAAGTGG AGTTCGAAGTCAACGTGGTGATCGTGCTGCATGACGATCACCTGATCACAGAGAACTTCCCACTGAAGCTCTGCAGAGTCTGA